From a single Vibrio toranzoniae genomic region:
- the uvrC gene encoding excinuclease ABC subunit UvrC, whose amino-acid sequence MTNLFDSVSFLKTVTEQPGVYRMYNAEAVVIYVGKAKNLKKRLSSYFRKKVDSEKTRALVSNIAKIDVTVTHTETEALILEHNYIKQYLPKYNVLLRDDKSYPYIFISGHKHPRLSMHRGAKKKKGEYFGPYPDSGAVRETLHLIQKIFPARQCEDTVYANRTRPCLMYQIGRCAAPCVSSIISDEEYSELIDYVRLFLQGKDKLVLETLIDKMDKASQELRFEQAAAFRDQIQAIRRVQEQQYVSDDSMEDMDVLGFAQENGVACIHILMIRQGKVLGSRSHFPKIPHNTVREEVFSSFLSQYYLAHNEARTIPTRLILNADLMDDVAPIQEALCEVAGRKIHFNSNPSGTRGRYLKLSNTNALTAITTKINHKMTINQRFKELQEVLSMDAIKRMECFDISHTMGESTIASCVVFNPEGPVKPEYRRYNITDITGGDDYAAMAQALERRYSKQLDVDKIPDIIFIDGGKGQLNSAYEIISQYWGDWPVRPRMMGIAKGVTRKPGLETLVTLEGEEFNLPSDAPALHLIQHIRDESHNHAIAGHRAKRGKTRRTSALEGIEGVGPKRRQALLKYMGGLQELKRATVEEITKVPGISHSLAENIYQALKQ is encoded by the coding sequence GTGACTAACTTGTTTGACTCTGTCTCATTCCTTAAGACAGTAACAGAGCAGCCTGGCGTTTATCGAATGTATAACGCCGAGGCTGTTGTTATTTACGTCGGTAAAGCTAAGAACCTCAAAAAACGCCTTTCCAGTTATTTCCGTAAAAAAGTCGACAGTGAAAAAACACGTGCTTTGGTCAGTAATATTGCCAAAATTGATGTCACTGTCACGCATACGGAAACAGAAGCTCTTATCCTCGAGCACAACTACATCAAGCAATACTTACCTAAATACAATGTACTGCTACGTGATGATAAGTCGTATCCTTATATTTTTATTAGCGGTCACAAACACCCTCGTTTGTCGATGCATCGTGGTGCTAAGAAGAAAAAGGGCGAATACTTTGGTCCTTATCCTGATTCCGGCGCTGTGCGCGAGACTCTACACTTAATACAAAAAATCTTTCCTGCTCGTCAGTGTGAAGATACGGTTTATGCAAATAGAACACGCCCATGCTTGATGTATCAGATTGGTCGTTGTGCTGCGCCATGTGTCAGTTCAATTATCTCTGATGAAGAGTACAGTGAACTTATCGACTACGTTCGCCTGTTCCTGCAGGGGAAAGATAAGCTAGTTCTTGAAACACTCATCGACAAGATGGACAAGGCGAGCCAAGAGCTTCGTTTTGAACAAGCGGCTGCTTTTCGCGATCAAATCCAAGCGATCAGACGCGTTCAAGAGCAGCAGTATGTATCTGACGATTCTATGGAAGATATGGACGTGTTGGGATTTGCCCAAGAGAATGGCGTGGCGTGCATTCACATCTTGATGATTCGCCAAGGTAAAGTCTTAGGTAGCCGAAGCCATTTCCCTAAAATTCCCCACAATACGGTGCGAGAAGAAGTTTTTTCGAGCTTTTTAAGCCAGTATTATCTAGCGCACAATGAAGCGAGAACCATCCCGACTCGTTTAATTTTAAATGCCGATTTGATGGATGATGTCGCACCTATTCAAGAAGCATTGTGTGAAGTCGCAGGTCGAAAGATACACTTCAATTCCAATCCTTCAGGGACTCGAGGCCGTTACCTTAAGCTGTCGAATACCAACGCATTAACGGCAATAACCACCAAGATTAATCACAAGATGACGATCAATCAGCGCTTTAAAGAGCTTCAAGAGGTGTTGTCGATGGATGCTATCAAACGTATGGAGTGTTTCGATATTAGCCACACCATGGGGGAAAGCACGATAGCTTCTTGTGTGGTATTCAATCCAGAAGGACCCGTTAAACCGGAATACCGTCGCTACAACATTACAGATATTACTGGCGGCGATGACTACGCTGCGATGGCTCAGGCGCTGGAGAGACGCTATTCGAAGCAGCTTGATGTCGATAAGATTCCAGACATCATCTTTATTGATGGCGGTAAAGGGCAGTTAAATAGTGCCTATGAGATTATTTCTCAATACTGGGGAGATTGGCCAGTTAGACCAAGAATGATGGGTATTGCGAAAGGGGTGACTCGTAAGCCTGGCCTAGAAACCTTAGTGACCTTAGAAGGTGAAGAATTTAACTTGCCCAGCGATGCGCCAGCGTTGCATCTAATTCAACACATCCGTGACGAGAGCCATAATCATGCGATTGCTGGCCACAGGGCGAAACGAGGCAAGACGCGTCGAACCAGTGCACTGGAAGGAATTGA
- the uvrY gene encoding UvrY/SirA/GacA family response regulator transcription factor, producing the protein MINVFLVDDHELVRTGIRRIIEDVRGMNVAGEAESGEDAAKWCRTNNTDVILMDMNMPGIGGLEATKKILRFNPDVKIIVLTVHTENPFPTKVMQAGAAGYLTKGAGPDEMVNAIRVVNSGQRYISPEIAQQMALSQFSPASENPFADLSERELQIMMMITKGQRVTDISEQLNLSPKTVNSYRYRLFSKLDISGDVELTHLAIRHGMLDTETL; encoded by the coding sequence TTGATAAATGTTTTCCTTGTAGATGATCACGAGCTGGTTCGCACAGGGATACGACGTATTATTGAAGACGTCCGTGGAATGAACGTAGCAGGGGAAGCTGAAAGCGGTGAAGATGCTGCAAAATGGTGTCGTACTAACAATACAGATGTCATTTTGATGGATATGAATATGCCTGGTATTGGTGGCTTAGAAGCAACCAAGAAGATCTTGCGCTTCAACCCTGATGTTAAAATCATTGTTTTAACTGTTCATACGGAAAATCCGTTTCCAACTAAAGTGATGCAAGCTGGAGCTGCTGGTTACCTTACTAAAGGGGCAGGTCCGGATGAAATGGTCAATGCCATTAGAGTGGTGAATAGCGGCCAACGATACATTTCACCAGAAATTGCGCAGCAGATGGCTTTGAGCCAGTTTTCGCCTGCGTCTGAAAATCCATTCGCCGACTTATCTGAACGTGAATTGCAAATCATGATGATGATTACCAAAGGTCAGAGAGTGACGGATATTTCAGAACAACTCAATCTAAGCCCTAAAACAGTCAATAGTTACCGCTACCGTTTGTTCAGTAAACTGGATATCAGTGGCGATGTAGAGCTGACGCATTTAGCGATTAGACATGGAATGCTAGACACTGAGACCCTTTAA